The Micromonospora sp. NBC_01740 genome includes a window with the following:
- a CDS encoding ribonucleotide-diphosphate reductase subunit beta, whose product MLLDPGMDLTLRPMRYPHFFDRFRDAIRNTWTVEEVDLHADLADLDRLSPAERHLVSRLVAFFATGDTIVANNLVLNLYQHVNSPEGRLYLSRQLFEEAVHVQFYLNLLDTYVPDEAERFAAFAAIENIPSIRRKAEFCFRWIDSLGELRQLRTREDRRAFLLNLICFAACIEGLFFYGAFAYVYFLRSRGLLHGLASGTNWVFRDESMHMAFAFDVVETVRGEEPDLFDDELAAQVRQMLAEAVECEVQFAEDLLGQGVPGLSLVDMREYLQHVADRRLAQLGIPAHYGSTNPFAFMELQDVQELSNFFERRVSAYQVGVSGTVAFDDDF is encoded by the coding sequence ATGCTGCTCGACCCGGGGATGGATCTCACCCTGCGCCCGATGCGCTACCCGCACTTCTTCGATCGCTTCCGCGACGCCATCCGCAACACGTGGACGGTGGAGGAGGTCGACCTGCACGCCGACCTCGCCGACCTCGACCGGCTCTCCCCGGCCGAGCGGCACCTGGTCAGCCGCCTCGTCGCGTTCTTCGCCACCGGCGACACCATCGTCGCCAACAACCTCGTGCTCAACCTGTACCAGCACGTCAACTCGCCGGAGGGCCGGCTCTACCTGTCGCGGCAGCTGTTCGAGGAGGCCGTGCACGTCCAGTTCTACCTGAACCTGCTCGACACCTACGTGCCCGACGAGGCCGAACGCTTCGCCGCGTTCGCGGCCATCGAGAACATCCCGTCGATCCGGCGCAAGGCCGAGTTCTGCTTCCGCTGGATCGACTCGCTGGGCGAGCTGCGCCAGCTGCGTACCCGGGAGGACCGGCGGGCCTTCCTGCTCAACCTGATCTGCTTCGCCGCCTGCATCGAGGGGCTGTTCTTCTACGGCGCCTTCGCCTACGTCTACTTCCTGCGCTCCCGGGGGCTGCTGCACGGCCTGGCGTCCGGCACCAACTGGGTGTTCCGCGACGAGTCCATGCACATGGCCTTCGCCTTCGACGTGGTGGAGACGGTACGGGGGGAGGAGCCGGACCTGTTCGACGACGAGCTGGCCGCTCAGGTGCGGCAGATGCTCGCCGAGGCCGTCGAGTGCGAGGTCCAGTTCGCCGAGGACCTGCTCGGCCAGGGCGTGCCCGGGCTGTCCCTGGTCGACATGCGCGAGTACCTGCAACACGTCGCCGACCGGCGGCTCGCGCAGCTCGGCATCCCCGCCCACTACGGGTCGACCAACCCGTTCGCGTTCATGGAGTTGCAGGACGTCCAGGAGCTGTCGAACTTCTTCGAGCGACGCGTGTCGGCGTACCAGGTCGGGGTGAGCGGCACGGTGGCCTTCGACGACGACTTCTGA
- a CDS encoding right-handed parallel beta-helix repeat-containing protein, which yields MGVPTLLVSLSRANAYRDIGAAVAAAPHGAVVVVEPGRYDGQVVVRAKAVTIRAAVPGGPPVLVESGAAAPAVYCEDAQVVLQGLTLRTWSADAPATVSALRASLTIESCVVTGQAFNAVLCERSTAHVRMCDVSGMRRGVAFVDGSGVVENCRLWDLDEYAVLSKRDSQPTVRHCHVRDTDRGFDAFEGGGGTVEDCHFTGVRIGAVTAGGRSRPTVRRCRVSGGRGSGLVFSGSAGGLVEECELTDLEGCGVEVSGGAEPDVRRCRIEGVGRNGIYVSGARGTFTDCDVTASRLPAIAVVDGAAPLVRGGVLRRAREDALLVRAAAGRYTGVRIEAPGRYGVIVQGGDPTLTDLTVDGGEAGVVLDGAVEADVRLDGATIRGATSSGIAAGGAGRLTGTNVRVENAPVGLVGTDAIAVTLTDAVFSGGTVGVTGAGEAALHLTASTVTGTTGSGMLLREQSRLTLRASTLRACGGDGVQVETDAPVLVDRCEFVDVAGESVRGADRARVSVTAPEQPAAPVVPAPGDRAGSADEAGVPARPTSANVDVDAVLAELDGMIGLAAVKRDVRTLVQLIRVGEQRRRANLPVPPVSRHLVFAGSPGTGKTTVARIYGRLLAQLGVLTKGQVVEVARVDLVGEYLGSTSLKTAAAFERALGGVLFVDEAYALARTFGTNSDFGLEAIDTLVKLMEDHRDETVVIVAGYSDEMVQFLATNPGLASRFTKTIEFVDYAPDELLAIISALAGQHGYDLTGPTADALLDRLVEAVRDPVFGNGRGARKLFNAMIERQAGRLGDVPAPTAEQLRTLLPQDIPAADD from the coding sequence GTGGGTGTGCCGACGCTGCTGGTCTCGCTGAGCAGGGCGAACGCCTACCGGGACATCGGGGCGGCGGTGGCGGCGGCACCGCACGGCGCGGTCGTCGTCGTGGAGCCGGGCCGCTACGACGGGCAGGTCGTCGTACGGGCCAAGGCGGTCACGATCCGCGCGGCCGTACCGGGCGGGCCACCGGTGCTGGTGGAGAGCGGCGCCGCCGCCCCCGCCGTGTACTGCGAGGACGCTCAGGTCGTCCTCCAGGGGCTGACCCTGCGCACGTGGAGCGCGGACGCGCCGGCGACGGTGTCGGCGCTCCGCGCCAGCCTGACGATCGAGTCCTGCGTCGTCACCGGGCAGGCCTTCAACGCCGTGCTCTGCGAGCGGAGCACCGCGCACGTGCGGATGTGCGACGTCAGCGGGATGCGTCGGGGCGTGGCGTTCGTCGACGGCAGCGGGGTCGTCGAGAACTGCCGGCTGTGGGACCTCGACGAGTACGCCGTGCTGTCCAAACGGGACAGTCAGCCCACCGTGCGGCACTGCCATGTCCGGGACACCGACCGGGGCTTCGATGCCTTCGAGGGCGGTGGCGGCACCGTCGAGGACTGCCACTTCACGGGCGTACGCATCGGGGCCGTCACGGCAGGCGGGCGCTCCCGGCCGACGGTGCGGCGGTGCCGGGTCTCCGGCGGACGCGGCAGCGGGCTGGTGTTCAGCGGGTCCGCCGGCGGGCTGGTCGAGGAGTGCGAGCTGACGGACCTGGAGGGCTGCGGCGTCGAGGTCTCCGGCGGCGCCGAGCCCGACGTGCGTCGCTGCCGGATCGAGGGCGTCGGCCGCAACGGCATCTACGTCAGCGGTGCGCGCGGCACGTTCACCGACTGCGACGTGACGGCCAGCCGGCTGCCCGCGATCGCCGTGGTCGACGGGGCGGCGCCGCTGGTGCGCGGCGGCGTCCTGCGCCGGGCGCGGGAGGACGCCCTGCTGGTCCGGGCCGCCGCCGGCCGGTACACCGGCGTGCGGATCGAGGCTCCGGGCCGCTACGGGGTGATCGTGCAGGGCGGCGACCCGACCCTGACGGACCTGACGGTCGACGGTGGCGAGGCGGGAGTGGTGCTCGACGGCGCCGTCGAGGCCGACGTCCGCCTCGACGGCGCCACCATCCGGGGCGCGACGAGCAGCGGGATCGCCGCCGGGGGAGCGGGCCGGCTCACCGGTACGAACGTCCGGGTGGAGAACGCCCCGGTGGGGCTGGTCGGCACCGACGCGATCGCGGTCACCCTCACCGACGCGGTGTTCTCCGGCGGCACCGTCGGTGTGACCGGGGCGGGCGAGGCCGCCCTGCACCTCACCGCCAGCACGGTCACCGGGACCACCGGTTCCGGGATGCTGCTGCGGGAGCAGTCCCGGCTGACCCTGCGGGCCAGCACGCTGCGCGCCTGCGGCGGCGACGGCGTGCAGGTGGAGACCGACGCCCCGGTGCTGGTCGACCGGTGCGAGTTCGTCGACGTGGCCGGCGAGTCCGTCCGGGGCGCCGACCGTGCGCGGGTGTCGGTGACCGCCCCGGAACAGCCGGCCGCCCCGGTCGTACCGGCTCCCGGGGACCGGGCCGGCTCCGCCGACGAGGCAGGCGTGCCCGCCCGTCCGACGTCGGCCAACGTCGACGTCGACGCCGTGCTGGCGGAGTTGGACGGCATGATCGGCCTGGCCGCGGTCAAGCGGGACGTGCGGACGCTGGTCCAGCTCATCCGGGTCGGCGAACAGCGCCGCAGGGCCAACCTGCCGGTGCCGCCGGTGAGCCGGCACCTCGTCTTCGCCGGCTCACCGGGCACCGGGAAGACGACCGTCGCGCGGATCTACGGGCGGCTGCTCGCGCAGCTCGGCGTCCTCACCAAGGGGCAGGTCGTCGAGGTGGCGCGGGTCGACCTGGTGGGCGAGTACCTGGGCAGCACCTCGCTGAAGACCGCCGCGGCCTTCGAGCGGGCCCTCGGCGGGGTGCTCTTCGTCGACGAGGCGTACGCGCTGGCCCGCACGTTCGGCACCAACTCGGACTTCGGGCTGGAGGCCATCGACACGCTGGTGAAGCTGATGGAGGACCACCGGGACGAGACGGTCGTCATCGTCGCCGGCTACTCCGACGAGATGGTGCAGTTCCTGGCCACCAACCCCGGCCTCGCGTCCCGGTTCACCAAGACCATCGAGTTCGTCGACTACGCCCCCGACGAGCTGCTCGCCATCATCTCCGCGCTGGCCGGGCAGCACGGCTACGACCTGACCGGGCCGACCGCCGACGCCCTGCTGGACCGGCTCGTCGAGGCCGTCCGCGACCCGGTGTTCGGCAACGGCCGGGGCGCGCGGAAGCTGTTCAACGCGATGATCGAACGGCAGGCGGGACGGCTCGGGGACGTACCGGCGCCGACCGCCGAGCAGCTGCGGACGCTGCTGCCGCAGGACATCCCCGCCGCCGACGACTGA